The Flavobacterium faecale genome has a segment encoding these proteins:
- a CDS encoding BCCT family transporter, with the protein MAKKIIRSDERKSIFGLEVNGPVFFTSAITIILIITLTLMFKDGAEKFFTATQEFVANKAGWFFILSVNIFLIFMIYLAFSKFGHLRIGGQNAKPEFKTLSWFAMLFSAGMGIGLLFWSISEPIFHFLSPPMAEGGTAEAAKEAMKFTFLHWGFHAWAVYALVGLSLAYFTYSRGLPLTIRSIFYPYLGDRIYGRIGDAIDIFAVLATLFGLATSLGMGVQQIAAGLHHLFGIDSGVQTQIVLIVGVTLIATVSVVLGVDKGVRVLSEWNMRIAVLFLLIVLILGPTIFIFKSFVQNTGNYLSGFLEIATWTESYTGSSWQNAWTIFYWGWWIAWSPFVGMFIARISKGRTVREFILGVLLVPSLVTFFWITAFGSTALHQALLGDDTIVKAVNDNVATALFVFLEDYPFSFYLNIIAIILIAGFFITSSDSGSLVVDNLTSGGKIDAPVGQRIFWALSEGGVAAVLLLGGGLQALQTATIVTGLPFAIILIVMCFSLYKGLSEDLRKLEKRHSQKELENYEEIVSEIVKKQHTSQLNKNKQS; encoded by the coding sequence ATGGCTAAGAAAATTATAAGAAGTGATGAGAGGAAATCCATTTTTGGGTTGGAGGTTAATGGCCCGGTGTTTTTTACATCAGCGATTACCATCATTTTAATTATCACACTAACGCTGATGTTTAAAGATGGGGCAGAAAAATTTTTTACAGCAACCCAAGAATTTGTAGCCAATAAGGCGGGTTGGTTTTTTATATTAAGCGTGAATATTTTTCTAATATTCATGATTTATTTGGCGTTTAGTAAATTTGGACACTTACGAATCGGAGGTCAAAATGCAAAACCTGAATTCAAGACTCTATCTTGGTTTGCTATGCTTTTTAGTGCGGGAATGGGAATCGGATTGTTATTTTGGAGTATATCAGAACCTATTTTTCATTTTCTGAGTCCACCAATGGCAGAAGGCGGAACCGCCGAAGCAGCCAAGGAAGCTATGAAATTTACCTTCTTGCATTGGGGTTTTCATGCTTGGGCTGTTTATGCTTTGGTAGGTTTGTCTTTAGCTTATTTCACGTATTCTAGAGGCTTACCGTTAACCATTAGATCCATTTTTTATCCTTATTTAGGAGATAGGATTTATGGGAGGATCGGTGATGCAATCGATATTTTTGCAGTATTAGCTACATTATTTGGTCTTGCAACCTCATTAGGTATGGGCGTACAACAAATTGCAGCAGGTTTACACCATCTTTTTGGAATCGATAGCGGCGTGCAAACTCAAATTGTCTTAATTGTTGGTGTTACATTAATTGCTACCGTTTCGGTTGTTTTGGGAGTAGACAAAGGGGTGCGAGTTTTAAGTGAATGGAACATGAGAATAGCCGTTTTATTTCTGTTGATTGTTTTGATTCTAGGACCAACTATCTTTATTTTTAAATCTTTTGTACAAAATACTGGGAATTATTTATCTGGTTTTCTTGAAATAGCAACTTGGACAGAAAGTTATACGGGTTCAAGTTGGCAAAATGCTTGGACCATTTTTTACTGGGGATGGTGGATCGCATGGTCTCCTTTTGTAGGGATGTTTATTGCTCGTATTTCTAAAGGTCGTACCGTACGTGAGTTTATATTAGGTGTTTTATTAGTACCCTCTCTTGTTACTTTTTTCTGGATAACAGCTTTTGGAAGTACCGCATTACATCAAGCACTACTTGGAGATGATACTATCGTAAAAGCAGTAAATGATAATGTGGCTACTGCTTTGTTTGTGTTTTTAGAAGATTATCCTTTTTCTTTTTATCTAAATATTATTGCTATAATATTAATTGCAGGTTTCTTTATTACCTCCTCAGATTCTGGGTCATTGGTAGTTGATAATTTAACTTCCGGAGGTAAAATAGATGCTCCTGTAGGCCAAAGAATTTTTTGGGCCCTTTCTGAAGGTGGTGTTGCTGCCGTACTATTATTAGGAGGAGGGTTGCAGGCACTTCAAACGGCCACGATAGTCACGGGCCTGCCTTTTGCTATTATTTTAATCGTGATGTGCTTTTCACTTTATAAAGGTTTAAGCGAAGACCTTAGAAAATTAGAAAAACGACATTCTCAAAAAGAGCTTGAAAATTACGAAGAAATAGTTTCAGAGATCGTTAAAAAACAACATACAAGTCAATTAAATAAAAATAAACAATCATAA
- a CDS encoding universal stress protein translates to MAEIKNILVALDLSNIDITLIEYASFIAETLKVNKVYFVHNIKKYEISELFEEQLKGINLDEIIGDELNEKVEETFTSSTDWEVLISEDPYSESLIDYIVNKYEIQLAIVGNKNKIKGTGVVSGKLLHMLKCNILSIPMNSKPVINTIWAGTDFSSASNKVFEVAENLQKTTKATVKSVHVYNVPLQFSIYIPKEHLDSKIENHLKEKHEKFIKKIGYKGELTTEIIPGRDTGIAEKLRRKAESAKVDLIIVGDKGRNTFSSLLVGSVTDELFNQDLNIPLWIVK, encoded by the coding sequence ATGGCTGAAATAAAAAACATATTGGTCGCCTTAGACCTTTCAAATATTGACATTACTTTAATTGAGTATGCATCCTTTATAGCAGAAACTTTAAAGGTGAATAAAGTTTACTTTGTACATAATATCAAGAAATATGAAATATCAGAATTGTTTGAAGAGCAATTAAAAGGTATCAATCTAGATGAAATAATAGGAGATGAATTAAATGAAAAAGTAGAAGAGACATTTACCTCTTCAACAGACTGGGAGGTACTTATCTCAGAAGATCCCTATTCGGAATCACTTATAGATTATATTGTCAATAAGTATGAAATTCAACTTGCTATAGTAGGTAATAAAAATAAAATTAAAGGAACTGGGGTTGTTAGCGGAAAGCTACTTCATATGCTTAAGTGTAATATTCTATCCATTCCTATGAATTCAAAACCTGTTATTAATACTATTTGGGCGGGTACAGATTTTTCAAGCGCTTCTAATAAAGTCTTTGAAGTAGCCGAAAATTTACAGAAAACTACGAAAGCTACCGTAAAGTCGGTTCACGTTTACAATGTTCCATTACAATTTTCAATTTATATTCCAAAGGAACATCTTGATTCAAAAATTGAGAATCATTTAAAGGAAAAACATGAGAAATTCATTAAAAAGATAGGATACAAAGGAGAATTGACTACAGAGATAATTCCAGGTAGAGATACTGGGATTGCTGAAAAATTGCGTAGAAAAGCGGAATCTGCAAAGGTTGATCTTATTATTGTTGGTGACAAGGGGAGGAATACTTTCTCATCATTATTGGTTGGTAGCGTCACAGATGAACTCTTTAATCAAGATTTGAACATCCCTTTGTGGATTGTAAAATAA
- a CDS encoding acyl-CoA dehydrogenase family protein translates to MSDVTRGGQFLVKETKCESIFTPEDFNEEQIMMRDSVKEFVDKELWAHKARFEQKDYAYTEACMKKAGDLGFLSIAVPEAYGGMGMGFVNTVLVCDYISGATGSFSTAFGAHTGIGTMPITLYGSEEQKQKYVPKLASGEWFGAYCLTEPGAGSDANSGKTKAVLSEDGKTYKITGQKMWISNAGFCSVFIVFARIGDDKNITGFIVENDPANGITMNEEEHKLGIRSSSTRQVFFTDTVVPVENMLSERGNGFKIAMNALNVGRIKLAAACLDAQRRVITSSVEYANERVQFNTPIAKFGAIRYKLAEMATSCYAGESATYRASKDIEDRIAAREAEGASHQDAELKGVEEYAIECSILKVAVSEDVQNCADEGIQIFGGMGFSEDTPMESAWRDARIARIYEGTNEINRMLSVGMLIKKAMKGHVDLLGPASKVGEELLGIPSFDTPDYSELFAEEKEMVAKLKKVFLMVAGSAVQKYGPDLDSHQQLLMAASDILIEVYMAESTILRTEKLAKKEGADKVEQQIAMAQLYLYKAVDIITQKGKESIISFAEGDEQRMMLMGLKRFTKYTNMPNIVALRNTIASKLIDENQYCF, encoded by the coding sequence ATGAGCGACGTAACTAGAGGAGGACAATTCCTTGTAAAAGAGACCAAGTGCGAATCAATATTCACACCAGAAGATTTTAATGAAGAACAAATCATGATGCGTGATAGTGTCAAAGAATTTGTTGATAAAGAATTATGGGCACACAAAGCCCGTTTTGAGCAAAAAGATTATGCATACACAGAAGCGTGTATGAAAAAAGCTGGAGACTTAGGTTTCTTGAGTATCGCTGTACCAGAAGCTTATGGCGGAATGGGAATGGGATTTGTAAACACAGTATTAGTTTGCGATTATATTTCTGGTGCAACTGGGTCTTTTTCTACAGCCTTTGGAGCACATACAGGTATTGGTACCATGCCAATCACGCTTTATGGTAGCGAAGAGCAAAAACAAAAATACGTACCTAAGTTGGCTTCTGGAGAATGGTTTGGAGCGTATTGCTTGACAGAGCCAGGAGCTGGATCGGATGCAAATTCTGGAAAAACAAAAGCAGTTTTGTCTGAGGACGGAAAAACATACAAGATTACAGGACAAAAAATGTGGATTTCAAATGCAGGTTTCTGTAGTGTGTTCATCGTTTTTGCTCGTATTGGAGATGATAAAAATATTACTGGTTTTATTGTAGAAAATGATCCTGCAAATGGAATCACAATGAACGAGGAAGAGCACAAATTAGGAATTCGTTCTTCATCTACTCGTCAAGTTTTCTTTACTGATACTGTTGTACCGGTAGAAAACATGTTGTCTGAAAGAGGAAATGGTTTTAAAATCGCAATGAATGCCTTGAACGTAGGACGTATCAAATTGGCTGCAGCTTGTTTGGACGCACAACGTAGAGTAATTACTAGTTCAGTAGAATATGCTAATGAAAGAGTACAATTTAATACTCCAATTGCTAAATTTGGTGCTATTCGTTATAAATTAGCCGAAATGGCAACTTCTTGCTACGCAGGAGAGAGTGCTACTTATAGAGCGTCAAAAGATATTGAAGACCGTATTGCAGCTCGTGAAGCTGAAGGTGCATCTCATCAAGATGCTGAATTAAAAGGTGTTGAAGAATATGCTATCGAATGTTCTATTTTGAAAGTAGCTGTTTCTGAAGATGTTCAGAATTGTGCTGATGAAGGAATTCAAATCTTTGGTGGAATGGGATTCTCTGAAGATACTCCAATGGAATCTGCTTGGCGTGATGCTCGTATTGCTCGTATATATGAGGGGACAAACGAGATCAACCGTATGCTATCTGTAGGTATGTTAATCAAAAAAGCAATGAAAGGTCATGTTGATCTTTTAGGACCTGCTTCAAAAGTTGGTGAAGAATTATTGGGTATTCCATCTTTCGATACACCTGACTATTCTGAATTGTTTGCAGAAGAGAAAGAAATGGTTGCCAAATTGAAAAAAGTATTCTTAATGGTTGCTGGTAGCGCTGTTCAAAAATACGGACCAGATTTAGATTCTCATCAACAATTGTTAATGGCTGCTTCAGATATTTTAATCGAAGTGTACATGGCTGAAAGTACTATTTTGAGAACTGAGAAATTGGCTAAAAAAGAAGGTGCAGATAAAGTTGAACAACAAATCGCTATGGCGCAATTGTACTTGTACAAAGCAGTAGACATCATTACTCAAAAAGGAAAAGAAAGTATTATTTCTTTTGCAGAAGGAGACGAACAACGTATGATGTTAATGGGATTGAAACGTTTTACAAAATACACAAACATGCCAAATATTGTGGCATTGAGAAATACAATTGCTAGTAAACTTATTGACGAAAATCAATATTGTTTCTAA
- a CDS encoding acetyl-CoA C-acyltransferase produces MKTAYIVKAYRTAVGKAPKGVFRFKRPDELAAETIQYMMDELPQFDKTRIDDVMVGNAMPEAEQGLNVARLISLMGLKVEDVPGVTVNRYCASGLETIGMATAKIQSGMAHCIIAGGAESMSFIPMGGYKPTPDYAVAKAGNEDYYWGMGLTAEAVAQQFNVSREDQDEFAFNSHMKALKAQAEGKFDRQIVPITVEQTFLNENGKKETKSYVVNKDEGPRAGTSKEALAGLRPVFEAGGSVTAGNSSQMSDGAAFVLVMSEEMVKELNLEPIARLVNFASAGVEPRIMGIGPVKAIPKVLKQAGLTLNDIELFELNEAFASQSLAVIRELDLNPDIINVNGGAIAMGHPLGCTGAKLSVQLFDEMKRRGNKYGIVTMCVGTGQGSAGVYELM; encoded by the coding sequence ATGAAAACAGCCTATATAGTAAAAGCATACAGAACTGCCGTGGGGAAAGCCCCAAAAGGTGTGTTCAGATTTAAAAGACCAGATGAACTAGCAGCAGAAACCATTCAGTACATGATGGATGAGTTACCGCAATTTGATAAAACCCGTATTGACGATGTTATGGTAGGAAACGCCATGCCTGAAGCAGAACAAGGATTGAACGTTGCACGTTTGATCTCTTTAATGGGATTGAAAGTTGAGGATGTTCCTGGTGTAACCGTAAACCGTTACTGCGCATCAGGATTAGAAACGATTGGTATGGCAACCGCCAAAATTCAATCAGGAATGGCACACTGTATTATTGCAGGTGGAGCTGAAAGTATGAGCTTTATTCCGATGGGTGGGTACAAACCAACTCCGGATTATGCTGTTGCAAAAGCAGGAAACGAAGACTACTACTGGGGAATGGGTTTAACAGCTGAAGCCGTTGCACAACAGTTTAACGTTTCGAGAGAAGATCAAGATGAGTTTGCTTTTAACTCGCACATGAAAGCTTTGAAAGCACAAGCTGAAGGTAAATTTGACAGACAAATTGTTCCTATTACTGTAGAGCAAACGTTTTTGAATGAAAATGGTAAAAAGGAAACCAAATCGTATGTTGTAAACAAAGATGAAGGACCTAGAGCCGGAACTTCAAAAGAAGCATTGGCAGGACTAAGACCCGTTTTTGAAGCTGGTGGAAGTGTAACTGCTGGGAATTCATCACAAATGAGTGATGGTGCTGCTTTTGTATTGGTTATGAGTGAAGAAATGGTAAAAGAATTAAACCTAGAGCCAATTGCACGATTAGTAAACTTTGCATCAGCAGGTGTTGAACCTAGAATTATGGGTATCGGACCGGTAAAAGCAATTCCGAAAGTATTGAAACAAGCAGGTTTGACTCTAAACGATATTGAATTATTCGAATTGAACGAAGCTTTTGCTTCTCAATCATTAGCAGTAATTAGAGAATTGGATTTAAATCCTGACATCATCAATGTAAATGGTGGAGCGATCGCAATGGGTCACCCATTAGGATGTACAGGTGCTAAACTTTCAGTTCAATTATTTGACGAAATGAAACGCCGTGGTAACAAATACGGAATCGTTACTATGTGTGTTGGTACAGGACAAGGATCAGCAGGGGTTTATGAATTAATGTAA
- a CDS encoding 3-hydroxyacyl-CoA dehydrogenase/enoyl-CoA hydratase family protein, whose protein sequence is MKRTIKKVAVIGSGIMGSGIACHFANIGVEVLLLDILPRELTESETKKGLTLESPIVRNRVVNDHLANALKSKPSPIYSQKFANRITTGNTTDDMAKIANVDWIIEVVVERLDIKKVVFEQVEKYRKPGTLVTSNTSGIPIHFMSEGRSEDFQKHFCGTHFFNPARYLKLFEIIPGPLTSPEVLDFLTVYGEKFLGKTSVVAKDTPAFIGNRIGIFGIQSLFHLVKEMDLTVEEIDKLTGPVIGRPKSATFRTVDVVGLDTLVHVANGIYGNCPEDEQHALFQLPDFINTMMENKWLGSKTGQGFYKKEGREILTLDLNTLEYRAAKKASFATLELTKTIDKPINRFKVLVKGKDKAGEFYRKSFSALFAYVSNRVPEISNELFKIDDAMKAGFGWENGPFEIWDAIGVEKGVAMMKAEGLEPAHWVTDMIASGHTSFYSIKEGATYFYDLPRKSQEKVPGQDSFIILNNIRESKKVWSNSGAIIQDLGDGILNLEFQSKMNTIGGDVLQAINKGIDLAEKEYQGLVIGNQAANFSVGANIGMIFMMAVEQEYDELNMAIKMFQDTMMRVRYSGIPVITAPHGMTFGGGCEMSLHADKVVAAAETYMGLVEFGVGVLPGGGGSKEMALRASDLFHKNDVELNVLQEYFLTIAMAKVSTSGYEAFDTGLLQKGKDIIVVNKDRQIAEAKKHALLMAEAGYTQPIRRTDVKVLGKQALGMFLVGTDQMEAGKYISEHDKKIANKLAYVMAGGDLSEPTLVSEQYLLDIEREAFLSLCTERKTLERIQHMLKTGKPLRN, encoded by the coding sequence ATGAAACGCACAATTAAAAAAGTTGCAGTAATAGGATCAGGTATAATGGGTTCTGGCATTGCTTGTCATTTTGCCAACATAGGAGTCGAAGTATTACTTCTTGATATCCTACCTAGAGAACTTACTGAAAGTGAAACAAAAAAAGGACTTACATTAGAGTCGCCTATTGTGCGCAATCGCGTGGTCAATGACCATCTTGCAAATGCGCTAAAATCAAAGCCCTCTCCTATTTACAGTCAGAAATTTGCTAACCGAATTACAACCGGAAATACTACCGATGACATGGCCAAAATTGCCAATGTTGACTGGATTATTGAAGTGGTTGTAGAACGATTGGACATTAAGAAAGTGGTTTTCGAACAAGTCGAAAAATACAGAAAACCAGGAACATTAGTAACGTCTAATACCTCCGGAATTCCGATTCACTTTATGAGTGAAGGACGTTCAGAGGATTTTCAGAAACATTTCTGTGGAACGCACTTTTTTAACCCTGCACGTTACTTAAAGTTATTCGAAATTATTCCTGGACCACTTACATCTCCTGAAGTTTTAGACTTCTTGACTGTATATGGTGAAAAATTTCTAGGAAAAACTTCTGTGGTAGCCAAAGATACTCCAGCTTTTATTGGAAACAGAATTGGAATCTTCGGAATTCAAAGTTTGTTTCATTTGGTAAAAGAAATGGATCTTACTGTGGAAGAAATCGACAAACTTACTGGTCCTGTAATTGGTCGTCCAAAATCGGCTACTTTTAGAACTGTTGATGTTGTTGGATTAGACACTTTGGTGCATGTTGCCAACGGAATTTACGGGAATTGCCCAGAAGATGAGCAACACGCCTTATTCCAATTGCCAGATTTCATCAATACCATGATGGAAAACAAATGGTTGGGTAGTAAAACTGGACAAGGATTTTATAAAAAAGAAGGAAGAGAGATTCTAACTTTAGACCTCAACACCTTAGAATATAGAGCAGCAAAAAAAGCTTCTTTTGCAACGCTTGAATTAACAAAAACTATTGACAAACCTATCAACCGTTTTAAAGTTCTTGTAAAAGGGAAAGACAAAGCGGGAGAATTTTACCGCAAAAGTTTTTCAGCCCTTTTTGCCTATGTTTCTAATCGTGTCCCTGAAATTTCAAACGAACTTTTCAAAATCGACGATGCTATGAAGGCAGGTTTCGGTTGGGAAAATGGTCCATTTGAGATTTGGGATGCTATTGGAGTAGAAAAAGGAGTTGCCATGATGAAAGCAGAAGGTCTAGAGCCTGCACATTGGGTAACAGATATGATTGCTTCAGGGCATACTAGTTTTTATTCTATTAAAGAAGGAGCAACTTATTTCTACGATCTTCCAAGAAAATCACAAGAAAAAGTACCAGGACAAGATTCGTTTATTATCCTGAACAACATTCGCGAAAGCAAAAAAGTTTGGAGTAATAGTGGTGCAATCATTCAAGATTTGGGTGATGGTATTTTGAACTTAGAGTTCCAATCAAAAATGAATACTATTGGTGGTGATGTTTTACAAGCTATCAATAAAGGAATTGATCTTGCCGAAAAAGAATACCAAGGTTTGGTAATCGGTAATCAAGCAGCTAACTTCTCTGTTGGAGCAAATATCGGAATGATCTTTATGATGGCCGTTGAGCAAGAATATGATGAGCTTAATATGGCTATCAAAATGTTCCAAGATACGATGATGCGTGTACGTTACTCAGGTATCCCAGTTATCACAGCACCTCACGGAATGACATTTGGTGGTGGTTGCGAGATGAGTTTGCATGCTGATAAAGTAGTTGCCGCAGCCGAAACCTATATGGGATTGGTTGAATTTGGTGTAGGTGTACTTCCTGGTGGAGGTGGGTCGAAAGAAATGGCGTTACGTGCATCGGACTTATTCCACAAAAATGATGTTGAGTTGAATGTGTTGCAAGAATATTTCTTGACTATTGCAATGGCAAAAGTATCTACTTCTGGTTATGAAGCGTTTGATACTGGTCTATTACAAAAAGGAAAAGATATTATTGTAGTGAACAAAGACCGTCAAATTGCTGAAGCTAAGAAACATGCTTTACTAATGGCCGAAGCTGGATACACACAACCAATACGCAGAACAGATGTTAAAGTGTTAGGAAAGCAAGCTTTAGGAATGTTCTTAGTAGGAACAGACCAAATGGAAGCGGGTAAATATATCTCTGAGCACGATAAAAAAATTGCCAACAAACTAGCTTATGTTATGGCTGGTGGTGATTTATCTGAACCAACATTGGTAAGCGAACAATATCTTTTGGACATTGAAAGAGAAGCATTTTTATCGCTATGTACTGAAAGAAAGACGTTGGAACGTATTCAGCACATGTTGAAAACCGGAAAACCGTTGCGTAACTAG
- a CDS encoding MarR family winged helix-turn-helix transcriptional regulator yields the protein MKDKTIDYILRATWQAVSRMYNEEAAKYGATMSTGFALLSMDKEKGTPSTSLGPKMGMEATSLTRTLKSMEDKGLIERKKNPDDGRGVLIYLTNEGKDKRAVSRENVMQFNAAIKKNIPEDKLQNFMEVAEIINELIQNKSIFNQTEKAENETHN from the coding sequence ATGAAAGACAAAACTATAGATTACATATTGAGGGCCACTTGGCAAGCCGTTTCGAGGATGTACAACGAAGAGGCTGCGAAATATGGAGCCACTATGTCAACAGGATTTGCACTCTTGAGTATGGACAAAGAAAAAGGAACACCATCAACGTCATTAGGACCAAAAATGGGAATGGAAGCAACTAGTTTAACACGTACCCTGAAGTCTATGGAAGACAAAGGACTGATTGAACGAAAAAAAAATCCAGACGATGGTAGAGGCGTATTAATTTACCTCACCAACGAAGGCAAAGATAAAAGAGCCGTGTCTAGAGAAAACGTAATGCAATTTAATGCAGCCATAAAAAAGAACATACCCGAAGATAAACTTCAAAACTTTATGGAAGTCGCAGAAATAATAAATGAATTAATTCAAAATAAATCTATTTTTAATCAAACCGAAAAAGCTGAAAATGAAACGCACAATTAA
- a CDS encoding AMP-dependent synthetase/ligase produces MTTITRLFDLPYYQEQKYKTIPDALVNKENGVWVKTSTQDYIAKANAISRGLLRLGIEKNDKIAVISTTNRTEWNIVDIGILQTGAQNVPIYPTITEEDYEYILNHCEAKYCFISDAVLFEKISRIKKNVPLLKEVYSFDSVTNCKNWKELLVLGEDISNQNEVEARKDNVTTLDLATIIYTSGTTGRPKGVMLSHQNIVSNVLNSAPRIPFQEGVSRALSFLPICHIFERMILYLYQYYGVAIYFGESIEKISDNIKEVQPTVITVVPRLVEKVYDKIYSKGNDLTGIKRKLFFWANDLGLRYEPYGANGWWYEMQLKIAQKLIFSKWREGLGGKIELMVSGSAPLQPRLSRVFAAAQIPVMEGYGLSETSPVISVNDMRNNGFKVGTVGKPIDNLTVKIAADGEILCKGPNVMMGYFKDDAKTAEVIIDDYFHTGDIGEIDSEGFLKITDRKKEMFKTSGGKYIAPQLIENAMKQSRFIEQVMVIGDGQKMPAAFIQPNFEFVREWGVLHKIDLGPSNDSLVNNKEVIARIQEEINEINTKFGNWEQIKRFELTSDVWTADSGHLTPTLKLRRKIIMGIYKSLFDKIYNS; encoded by the coding sequence ATGACAACCATAACAAGATTATTTGATCTTCCTTATTACCAAGAACAAAAATACAAAACCATTCCTGATGCACTCGTAAACAAAGAGAATGGCGTTTGGGTAAAGACTTCAACTCAAGATTACATTGCAAAAGCCAATGCTATTTCTCGTGGTTTATTGCGACTAGGAATCGAAAAAAACGACAAAATTGCTGTTATCTCTACTACCAACAGAACGGAGTGGAATATAGTTGATATCGGGATTTTGCAAACAGGAGCTCAAAATGTACCTATATATCCTACTATTACTGAAGAGGATTATGAATATATTTTAAACCATTGTGAAGCTAAATATTGCTTCATCTCTGATGCAGTATTATTCGAAAAAATAAGCCGAATCAAAAAAAATGTACCTTTATTGAAGGAAGTATATTCATTTGATTCAGTTACCAATTGTAAAAACTGGAAAGAACTCTTAGTTTTAGGAGAAGATATTTCGAACCAAAATGAAGTAGAAGCGCGCAAAGACAATGTTACAACACTTGACCTCGCTACAATTATCTATACATCTGGTACAACCGGAAGACCAAAAGGTGTAATGTTATCACACCAAAATATAGTTTCAAACGTATTAAACAGTGCTCCGAGAATCCCATTTCAAGAAGGAGTAAGTCGAGCACTTAGCTTCTTGCCTATTTGTCATATTTTTGAACGAATGATACTTTATCTATACCAATATTATGGTGTTGCCATTTATTTTGGTGAATCTATCGAAAAAATTAGCGACAACATCAAAGAGGTGCAACCCACTGTAATCACAGTTGTTCCTAGACTAGTAGAGAAAGTCTACGATAAAATTTACTCAAAAGGAAATGACTTAACAGGAATCAAACGTAAGTTATTTTTCTGGGCAAATGATCTAGGGTTGCGTTACGAACCTTATGGCGCCAATGGATGGTGGTATGAAATGCAACTCAAAATTGCTCAAAAACTAATTTTCAGTAAATGGAGAGAAGGTTTAGGAGGTAAAATTGAGCTAATGGTTTCTGGTAGTGCACCCTTGCAACCAAGATTATCTCGCGTTTTTGCCGCAGCGCAAATTCCGGTAATGGAAGGATACGGATTATCTGAAACATCCCCTGTGATTTCGGTTAATGACATGCGTAACAATGGTTTCAAAGTAGGAACAGTAGGGAAACCTATTGACAATCTAACTGTAAAAATTGCTGCCGATGGCGAAATTCTTTGCAAAGGTCCAAATGTAATGATGGGCTATTTTAAAGATGATGCAAAAACAGCAGAAGTAATCATTGATGATTATTTTCATACCGGAGACATTGGAGAGATAGACAGCGAAGGTTTTCTTAAAATTACTGATCGTAAAAAAGAAATGTTCAAAACATCTGGCGGAAAGTATATTGCACCACAACTTATTGAAAATGCCATGAAACAATCACGTTTTATTGAACAAGTGATGGTTATTGGTGACGGACAAAAAATGCCCGCTGCTTTCATTCAGCCCAACTTTGAATTTGTTAGAGAATGGGGTGTGTTGCATAAAATTGATTTAGGCCCATCAAATGATTCATTAGTAAACAACAAAGAAGTTATTGCTCGTATTCAAGAAGAAATAAACGAAATCAATACCAAATTTGGAAATTGGGAACAAATTAAACGTTTTGAATTGACAAGTGATGTTTGGACAGCTGATAGCGGACACCTTACTCCTACTTTAAAACTAAGACGTAAAATCATTATGGGAATTTACAAATCATTATTTGATAAGATTTATAATTCATAA